One Nothobranchius furzeri strain GRZ-AD chromosome 7, NfurGRZ-RIMD1, whole genome shotgun sequence genomic window, CAACACTTTTAAAGGGTTAGGTCCTTGTTTTCATCGTGCTGACAGATCAAACCTCGGCGTCTGAATCTTCTGAGCCTTTCACGTGTCTGATGGTTGGAACATTTGTGTCATGTATGGCTGTAGGGGTCAAGGTGCAGGTGAGACCTCCAGAGGGCAAGCAGGTAAACTCAACCATATTTAATAAAGTAAAGATTCAAAAGCGTGAAATCAGACAGAAACAGGACGAGGGATCAGGATGGTCACGATGACGGGAAGATCCAACAAGGACGAATGAAACCTGCTGGCTTAAATCATGGAGGAGGTGAGTTCATGGGACACAGGTGGGTGAGTGAGGAGCGGAGGGAAGGTGGAGAGTAACTCTGAACACATACAAGGAAAATCATCCTAAACACaggaaaaccacacacacacacacacacacacacacacacacacacacacacacacacacacacacacacacacacacacacacacacgcacacacacacagtatctcTCTGTTGTTAGTTTTAACACCTATAAAGGGATGTTTCCTATAATTAACTTGGAGAATACAGGATAACGGACCTACAGCTGGGACTGCATCAGGAGTAACTGGGATGTTTTCTTCAGAAATGAATCAGTTATAATGTCTCCTTCCTGGTTAAACAACTGCTTTAACAATAATACACCCTCCTCCACCAAAAGATTATATGTAGatatttattcatttaattttaAAACATAGTAACTTTacacaataataaaaaagaacGAATAAAACTTACtttaggagcagatagaagaaatctGCCCCATTCACACCATTAGCAAAGCGTAGATATTCTCACTAACAAAGATGAAGACCGCTGCCACTAATCAACAATCCTTGAATGCAGTTTCAGAACATTAGTTATTGATCATTGCTGATGATCAATACagaaaaaactaaattaaaataaaaaatacacccaAGATTATTCATATCATCTCTTAACATTAAGTTTTTTTACATTCTGTTTAAACATAACTGGTCTGACTTACTTCAGCTACATTCTGGTTATTCCAAACAAAACCGCGATGAAGGGAAAGGATATGTCGCTTATGGTAGTTAGCACACACACCGGTGCTTTTCTGTTCTCTGATGTTTATCACTCACTTCCGGTTGTGTTAGTATAAGTAAACTTTTTCTGActtttataataaaaaataaaaccataaacatttaaataaactaAGACAAACTGAGGTTATCTTTGTTTTATTATGatttggacttcagctctgctggAATAAaggtggatgatgatgatggtgaaatcCTGTTATCAGCTGAAACGTGACGTCACGAGGCTGGCACTGGTGACGCTGTGTTTGTTACTTTGCCTGTTTTGACGCACGTCACGTGCCGGACGTGTTACGTAACAACAAAACCTGAGGGGGGAAGTTTTATCAACTCAAGAGTTGTGTGTTGATTTAAAACGTTTCTGTTTAAATGAGAAACACAAACTAAACCAATCAGAGGTTACTGACGTCACTGACCTGAAAACGGactaaaatctaatttttctgcctcATTTTAACTTTCTGTGTTTATGGGCTACCGTTGGGTGACGTcatcaacgtgtgtgtgtgtgtgtgtgtgtgtgtgtgtgtgtgtggtccaggCACACAGAAggggggagtggggggggggggggggggggggggggggctggggtcCCTATAGAAGTCCACGTCCCTCTGGACTCTGCGCACTCATGTCCCGTTCACCTCCACTGATCCGCGGTCCGGTTCGGTCCGTGCAGAACGGTCTGGACagtgaggaggagggggagggggaccTGGACGACGAGCTGGACGCGTCCCACCTGGAGCGGTTCATGAGGGACCGGAGGAGAGCCCGGTCCCTGCCGGCCTACCCGGCCGCGCTCCTGGACCCGGACTCGGGCAGGAAGCGGGTAAAGTTCGCGGACTCCATGGGTCTGACCCTGACCAGCGTGAAACACTTCAGCTCCCAAGAGGAGCCGCAGATCCCCACCAAGGTCCTGTCCCGGTACAAGAGCTTTCCCCCGCAGCAGGACGTCCTGGGGGACCTGTGTCAGAACTTCAGGTCCAGTCTGGACATGGACCGGCTGGTGGCCTGCTTCCCGGAGCTCCGGGACGCGGACCGCAGGGTCCAGGAGCTGCGGGTCTGCCTGGAGCAGGTCTCCATTACGCAGTTCGAGGTTCGGGGGCAGATCCGGGTCCGGAGAGGCTGCAAGGTCCGGGAGGTCGGGATCCGGTACACCTTTAACGACTGGCTTTCGCACGTGGACGCGCAAGCCCTGCCGGTGTCGCCGGTGGAAGAGCCGGGATCCGAGGCTCGGTTCTCCTTCACCGTGTACACCCCACCGTTCATGGACCCGAGTTCGGCCGTCCACTTCGCCGTTTTCCTGCGGAGCGACCAGGGCGAGTTCTGGGACAACAACCTGGGTCAGAACTACACGCTCCGGTACCGGAGCATGCCGGACCACGGCTTCGTCAGCTCCGTTCTCCACGCCACCTGAACCCGAAGGACCGGTCCACCAGAGACACCGAACCCGTCAGTGGCTGTAAACTGACCAGAACAAACATCTGGGTCAGCTTCTGATCCGAACCCCTACAGCAGGATGTTCTGCTGGATCAGTTAATCCACAAATGTAGAAAAATAATCAAATCCTAAAGgtttttatcactttttaatgatTAAAGTCTCTACAGCGAGTCAGGGGGGACAAAAAGTTTctttagaatccaacatggccgcCTCGCGCTATTAGCTCCCAGCCAGTAATTAAATGGACGATGAACCTCACATGAGCGAAAGTGGAATCAAACCTGTAGCTCAATAAATGTTTAAGGGATTTTCAGTCGTGTTTTTCTGCTTCTGTGTGAAAGTTACAAATAAATCAGTTCTAGATAATTTCTTAGAGCCAACGAGACAACAGCTAATCCTAGCTAGCCGCTATTTAAGCTAATGGGTAGTCCAAGCTAACAGCTAATCCTAGATAGCAGCTATTTAAGTTAATGGGTAGTCCAAGATAACAGCTAATTCTAGCTAGCTAATGGATCGTCTGAATGAAGACCAAAGTGTTGCTGCTGTATTAAATCAGCTCTAACTTCCTAAAATCCACAGCTGTTTGAGTctttattttaaaaacttttactGCGTTTCACTTCTTTctcatagttttattttgttccATGAGGCCCCGCCCACTCCATACCAGATATGTTGTAAGTGGaagtcaaggcatgggtggagacttatttcaaccAGACTTCCGGTTGGCGAAAGGCGTTGCTCAGAGGACCGAGAGAGCGCCACTGAGGCAATCATTGGCAGCATCCCtttcaaccccccacccccacccccggagtttctcagtaaaaaaaaaaaaagagttgttaACAAGAGCGCCCACGAACAGCAGACTcaccgctcaggagaagagcagacagagACTGGCTGCAGGAAGGAGGACTTCCTGTTCACCTCCTTCATTAGAAAACATGGGAGGAGGATGTTTTTcttaaggaggcgagcggctccgaGCACCTACGTGTCATACGtgtcaggtggaggtgcggcgagACTCATCAGgagtccagtgcagtgcagccacgtagcACGGTACTGAGGACACCCTGCTGCGCTACAGCcctcagctgtggctgattctaCGTCAGTGTGGAGCAGCTTGCACCTGAAGATGGAGACAGAACTACAGTTTGGGGCTGaagtattacatttaaaataagttGTACTGAACTGCCAAAATGAAGATTACACGCGTGTACAGCACTatcagacactcatctatacaacaATAAGCTAGTTTAGGTGTTTCTGGCTCTTTAACCCCAACCCTTCCCTCTGCAGCAGCGTATGCAGCGAAGACCTGAAGCAACAAAGGAAGAACTAAGTAGAAAAAGTGATGTGACTTTCACaaacaaatcaaatcttttgaaaggGATTTAAAAGTGAACAATGAAAGATCaaccaatcaaattttatttgtagagcaccttccacaacattatcagaagcccaaggtgctgaacagcatcatcataaaaacattcccagtacctgggcataaaagcaagataaaaacataaaatcataaaatatcaagaaaacaatattacaaatacagagaTAACGAAAGAGGAGTCTCTGTAGAGAACTGTTCATCGTGTCTTCCAGTAACCCCCCACCCTGCTCTCACCGACTGCTTCGTTCAAAAGACTGactcttttgaacggctctttcagAGCCCCAAGTCCCATCAATAGTAAAAAAGTCTGAAACTAACAAAAGTCTGATAAATAACTCCAAATTAAACATGTCTATAAAAGTTTGTAAAATTCTTTCTGTCCAGAAAATCAATTTAAGAACATTTCTTTGCAACAATTTCATTAAGGGATCAAAATAAATAAAGACCTCATGATAAACTTCATCATgaggtctttatttatttattttacattcaGTAGCGGTGACTAAATTGCTGGGAAGTTCTGACGAGGGATCCAGCCAATAGCAGCCTTGGCGTGTATGTCACACGAATCGCTGGCAAATGAAGGAAGCCAACAGTCTTCtcacagactagccgttagctcatcaatctggtgAAACTAGATCGAGTTGGTTGCAGTTTGCAGTTTGAGCCTCTAGGTGTCACCAGATACACACAACATAAACACGAAGAGATGATGGTTTTCAGGTTTTGGTCCAAATGGAACAACAAACAGGATGTTCTGGGGTCAGACTGGGGAAAAAAAGAGTTTTTATGGTAAAACCTCTCTTGCCTCTGCATAGCTGCTGTTTGCTTCCTGCTGAGAATATTTCCTTCAGCTGGGAATCAAATATTTGTTTTAAGGTTGCAGTTTTTGGGACGTGATGAAACTCAGAGCGCCTGCTCCAACTCCGACGCTGGACTGGTGAAAAGTTCTGGATCCACATCCATTCGACATGAAAACATCAAGTTAATTCTGCAGACCCTGCTGCATCGTGTCCACTCAGACATTCTAATTCGGACTGTAAGACAGTAAAACGTCGGTTTTATTTTCTCGTTTGTGCTGAATTTGACTCATTAAGGAGAAGTTTCTGCAGCTTCAACTCAGATTTCCATTGTCTCTGCTTTTCTCTGGAAGCTGCTTCACATTTTCTTTCAAAATGTCTTCAATTAATAAAATAAAGGTTTGAGTCAAAATAGAAGTCACCCACCGGCTCTCAGGCTCCTGCTTCTAAACAAACAAAGACTTTTGTTATGGTTCTGCTGCAGGAAACAGACCCAGAAGGTTCTGTTTACTCAGCTTCTGATCTAATATTTGAGAACATTTCTGGTTTCTACAAACTCGTATAAAGATTTAGAAAACTTGATGTTGCAACCGCCTCACCTCAGCAGtgcgcccagggcagctgttgctgcatcgtagctcatcatcgcgtgtgtgtgaatgggtgaatgactaaagcaccttgggggggttgtagaaccctatgaaGGCGCCGTTCACCAGTTAGCTGCCATCTCTGCAGCAGCTTCTCTGAACAGTTTTCTAAAATGTCGGCCTACAGAACGTGTGATCAGCTACCTCAGTAGCTGGGGCTGCTTTGGCCTGGACTGCTGCAGCAAGGCGGCGTGGCATCTGCGGCGCTGCTCAGGTGTACGGGAGCTcatgttgctctgatagtggccttcagctcttctgcatctccataaagttggcCAGCAGCAGGAAGTATGAAGTGCTGGTAGATGGCTGCGTTGACCTTGGACCAGCACATGTAGAAACTTCACACTGGAGCTCAAGCTACATGGATTCTGCACCCCTCCTCCCTTCCTCCAGACTCCGGGACCTTGATTGCCGAAGAAAATGCAAACTTTACTTTGATCGGAGAAGATAACTCAGGAGCACTCAgcagcagtccactctttgtgcctCCTCCACATTtctgaatgggttttgtttcacaagCCACTCCAGGGGGCGGGTATCCCTGGTGCTTGAACACTTTTTCCCACATCGTGTCCTTCCCGTCCCCACTCTGTCCATGTGCTCGGACACAGCTCTGTGAACAGCAGTGAGCTGTTGTGTCTGGCCCTCCTTGTGTAAAGGGACAATGGCCGTCTTTAGTCAGCAGTCTTCCCCACGActgtagcctacagaactagactgcaagaccatttaaaggctctgcaggtgttttgagtaaattagctgattagagtggcaccagcagtcttcaatattgaaccttttcacaatattttctgagttactgaatttgggattttcatcagTTGAATCCTCAACACTAAAGAAtaatctgaaatgtttgtgtgtaGAGAACGAATCTAATCCACAAGTTTCACCTTTtggatggaattactgaaataaaccaaCTTTTTTTACTATATTCTAGTTTTACGACCAGCAGAGGAAGTCACCCCCCCACCAgactattactccactcccacttcctgtttgaaaaatgcaacaaatgctgttgcctagcagaccgagagggcggagccgctaacaaatacacacacagactcacagcggcattgtgacatcatatggtaccagctaacgttctagggtacctcttagccaatagcgatggcagatttaaattcaaaagcagtgcagagttttagctgacagttttaggcagaaagtttaaactttaactaaaatgcactaaagtgctaaactattgacgacacgtgtctgcagcacgattagacacacgtttctttagtttatcaggaaaacaagttggtttgggggtgacttgctctttaagtatccTGTCTGACCTGGTGGTCTGGGATGGAGACCACTCTCAGCTACCAACTGGTTTAGAGACACTTTGGTGTTTGCTGATGCTGACAGCctttggcagccatcttgaattagatTGTCTCGAGACGTGAATCAGCTGCAGATGTTACCATCAAAACGTTTCATCAGAATCCATCCAGAGGTTCAGAGATGTTCTGGTGAGGAACACCAGCATGTAAAGCATGATAATGGCAAGAGATGGTCTCCTCCACCAGGTCTTCACCCTGACAGAAGAGTCAAAGACCAGCAGGAGTGGAACAGATCTGAGGTCAGCGCCTTCATCAGCTTTACCGCAGCTTATGTGATGAAGATGAGGGAGCattcaaatgaaaacatgaagatttgTTTCTGACTCGGTACGTGTCAGCCGGCTCTCTGTCCTGTTGTCTTTATGCTGGGACCAAAGTCCGGAAGTCCTCTGAAAACTGTCCTGTTGACAAGCCGTCCTCACATGTTTAGTGAGTAAACACAAAGCAGAGGCACAGAAATTATTACAGATGAACTCAAGAGCCCATTTTACTGGAAAACATCCGATCCTTACAGGAAAACCCATCAGGTCAGCCCGGAAAACCTGGGATACAAACAGGAGTCCAGCGCTAGAAGGTCCTCCTGTGTTTGGTGGTCTGCTGCTTCGATTCTGGCTGAGAGGTCCGTTTCACCCGGCAGACTTAGATTAAAGAGTTATAAAGACTTAAGTAGAACCCTGGTTTACATGGAGTTCCTCATGGCTCCGTCCCAGTTCCCTTCATGTTTCTGTTGGAACTGGTGACTCAGACTTCTGGACCACCAGACCAGATCAGCAGGTAGGAATAAAACCAGAGCCTAAATGAAACCAGACCCTAACAGAACTGAACCTTCTCCTCAGATGTAAGTTTGAAGACGTAAACACGCGTGTGAACCAGCGTTTAGTAAACGTTGGTGCTGCTTTGGGTCTTGCTGTTGTTACATAAGGCAAGTAACAGGATCGATCTGAACTCAAAACCTCAGACAGGACACTTCTCTGGATAAAAGTCAGTCCCAGGATGTTCTGTGACTCTGAATCGTGTTCCTGGAGCTCAGTAATACACAGAAACGGGTCAGAACAGAGTCTGAAGTTCTGCAGGAGCTGAATGGGCATGTGCATGACTCTGCAGAAGCTCCACGGAGCATCCTCtcagtgtgtgttcatgtgtcgaAACATCAATTGGCTCTTgagcaacgtgtgtgtgtgtgtttgccttaAACCAACAGACGGGTCTATCAATAGAACCAGGAGGCAGCCAGGGGTCACTGACCCGCTTCCCTTTCAACCTCCTGCCCCAAACAGTTTGAAAGTTAAACACAGGATCCACAACCTCCAGGAGTTAGACAGGTACATCCTCCAGGAGTTAGACAGGTACATCCTCCAGGAGTTAGACAGGTACAACCTTCAGGAGTTAGACAGGTACAACCTTCAGGAGTTAGACAGGTACAAACTTCAGGAGTTAGACAGGTATAAACTTCAGGAGTTAGACAGGTACAACCTTCAGGAGTTAGACAGGTACAACCTTCAGGAGTTAGACAGGTACAACCTTCAGGAGTTAGACAGGTATAAACTTCAGGAGTTAGACAGGTACAACCTTCAGGAGTTAGACAGGCAAAACCTTCAGGAGTTAGACAGGTACATCCTCCAGGAGTTAGACAGGTACATCCTCCATGAGTTAGACAGGTACAACCTTCAGGAGTTAGACAGGTACAACCTTCAGGAGTTAGACAGGCAAAACCTTCAGGAGTTAGACAGGTACATCCTCCAGGAGTTAGACAGGTACATCCTCCATGAGTTAGACAGGTACAAACTTCAGGAGTTAGACAGTACAAACTTCAGGAGTTAGACAGTACAAACTTCAGGAGTTAGACAGTACAAACTTCAGGAGTTAGACAGTACAAACTTCAGGAGTTAGACAGTACAAACTTCAGGAGTTAGACAGTACAAACTTCAGGAGTTAGACAGGTACAACCTTCAGGAGTTAGACAGGTACAACCTTCAGGAGTTAGACAGGTACATCCTCCATGAGTTAGACAGGTACAACCTCCAGGAGTTAGACAGGTACAACCTTCAGGAGTTAGACAGGTACAAACTTCAGGAGTTAGACAGTACAAACTTCAGGAGTTAGGTATAAACTTCAGGAGTTAGACAGTACAAACTTCAGGAGTTAGGTATAAACTTCAGGAGTTAGACAGGTACAACCTTCAGGAGTTAGACAGGTACAAACTTCAGGAGTTAGACAGTACAAACACACAtatcaaaggtcaaaggtcacaaatGTTTAGCTacaaaaatgagcaaaaaatcaaTTCAAATGTGAGACTTAAACAAGCTGACGCCCAGCAGAGAGGAAGGGGGAGGAGCCTGTGGAGCAGCTATCACATTCTGCTGCATCTGATTCTGATCGATCAGCCTTCATGTGAAACTAAACTTGTGCTAATCTGAGTTAATCTACAGGATTATCAAACACACAACTCTTTTCTTACATTATCAGATTTATTATAGTTGATCATAAACATATTTACAAGTTTTCCTCAGAtaaacacagaaacacaacaaACCTGCAGAGTCTGGTTTTACTTTTGGTTGCAAAATTAGAATAATTCATCAGATTATTGAAGAACCAGATCCCAATCTTAGTTTAACTATAGTGAAAACAAATGGAAAACTCACACTCCATAGAGACAAATGTCCCGCTGCATTGTGGGTAATGTAGGCAGCTGACATCAGTGCTCGTATAGTTTCATGGCTGTGTTGAGTTAAATCAGACCGACCTCCACCTGAGACAACAGGAAGTTTACGTTTGTCTGCGTCACCTTCAGCAGACGTGTCCGTCCGCCTCTACCTCCCGCCGTCTTCTCCTGGTGGATTTTGGTTTTTCTAACTCAGGTTTTATTTCTGCTGATGAAAACACTCAAACTCAGCTCCACACAGCCGTTGTCCTACAATTCCCACAACGCCTTTCACAGCTCCCATCTGGTCAGGCTGATCGGGGTCAAACAGGAAGAAGGCGGAGTCACAGTGACAGGCGCCTGCACGGGTTCTGAGTAGCCATTACTCCACCACGGTCTTCTGTGCCACGTACATCCTCCCAATGGACACctgaacacacgcacgcacacacacgcgcacgcacgcacgcacgcacgcacgcacgcacgcacgcacacacacacacacacacacatctcatcAATACATTTTTCATCCTTAAAACACAGAAatataattagaaaaaaatttctATCTGAAGAAATGATCAACCAGCTGGTGGCGCTGCAGCGGCGGGTTTGCTTAGACCCAGTTTCCATCCTGGTACTAGAACCAGAGCATACAGGAGCTGACTGATTTTTAGTGGTTCTGGTCTCAGCTACTGGCTGTAGACATCAAAACATCTGATCCATTTCCTGGGATTTTATTTCAAAATCATTTGGACAGACGTGGAGAAACGGGAGGAGCAGCTCCTCCTGTTCTGCAGCAGAAGTTCTGGATCCAAAAGGTTCTGGAGGTTTTGCGTCAGCCAGCAGGTTTTCTCTGAATGAAGTCCGTTTGTGATCGTCCCCTGcagctccaccagggggcagcaatgCTCCACACACCTCCTTTACTACAGctcatcagtcacacacacacacacacacacacacacacacacacacacacacacacacacacacacacacacacacagcccctaGATGAGGAGCCCCCCCTGTGTGTGTGACATCCTGATTGGCTGTCGTGTGGTG contains:
- the ppp1r3g gene encoding protein phosphatase 1 regulatory subunit 3G, which gives rise to MSRSPPLIRGPVRSVQNGLDSEEEGEGDLDDELDASHLERFMRDRRRARSLPAYPAALLDPDSGRKRVKFADSMGLTLTSVKHFSSQEEPQIPTKVLSRYKSFPPQQDVLGDLCQNFRSSLDMDRLVACFPELRDADRRVQELRVCLEQVSITQFEVRGQIRVRRGCKVREVGIRYTFNDWLSHVDAQALPVSPVEEPGSEARFSFTVYTPPFMDPSSAVHFAVFLRSDQGEFWDNNLGQNYTLRYRSMPDHGFVSSVLHAT